The stretch of DNA tctgtctgtgtgtgtgcatgcatatgtgagtgtgtgtctgtgtgtgtgcatgtatcagtgcgtgtgcatgcataggtgtgtgcgtatatgtgagtgtgtgtatgtgagagtgtgtgtgtgtgtgtgtgtgtgtgtgtgtgtgtgtgtgtgtgtgtgtgtgtgtgtgtgtgtgtgtgtgtgtgtgtgttgggtagggGTGAAACTCAAAAGGGCATATTATTAAGCACAAGTACCTGTTTGGGTTTGTACTTTTTCTGGTATCGTGGTGAcaccaagctgtgtgtgttgatgctctCATCGGTCTGGGCGGAGGCGGTGCCAGGGTTGGTTCGCTGCATGGCTAAGAAGGACTCGATGCTCTCTACCTCACTGGAGTAAGAACTGTCTGCTAAGGTCTTCCCTTTAGAGGCCAGGCGACAGGCTGCCATCCACTTACTATACTGTTGCTCCTGGTGGGAGTCATAGATAAGCCACTTTTAAAACAATAATTTgtatactacatttacatttagtcatttagcagacgcttttatccaaagcgacttacatatgtgcgacttacaatgtattcacattttacatttacactgatggcacactgcacatcaggagcaattaggggttcagtgtcttgctcaaggacgcttcgacagggaatcgaactggcaaccttctgattactaaacgacttctctaccactgtaccactgtcgcccctttaTACTCCTAAAACACAGTtcagacatacatatatgttATGAGATAAAGGTGCAAAATAACGTCAGAGTAAGACCAGAAGTAGAACAGTATATTATAGTGTATTTCACTACATGTCTCTTGACACGTTGTTTTGGTTGTGGTTAAGAAAGTGGAGGAAATATCACTTGCATTTTCACACCGCAGATAGACTTCATTCATCCCATCAGATTCAGGGATCAGCAGCTTTATACAGAACTTCTGGCCAGCTATGCTAACATCAGGGGTCACCTCACAGCCTGTGAAAATGATTcagaacacaaacatgtactcactcacacatttcaATTATAAATGTGCGTTCTATTGTGTTTTTTAAACATGTATCAGTGGGTTTACCTTTCAGGTTCATTTGCTGAATGGGCTCCCTTAAGCTCTCCTCTTTACTTTTGTAGTATGAGATGGATGTGTCCTTGAAGGTAAACCAGAACTGCTTGTAGCCCTTAAGAGTCAGTTTCTTTGGCCTGCAATATGAGGGAGATAAATGTGAGGTGAATGTTCAGTCTGTCCACTGCAGATGCGATAGGAGGACGGAACCACGCATCAGGATTCAGTACAGGTGTGTCtacaggtgtaggtgtgtgtgtgtgtgtgtgtgtgtgtctgtgtgtgtgtgtgtgtgtgtatgtgtgtgtatctgtcattTGTTCCACAGAGTGGAAGTGTTTGTAACATTCATCAAGTGGTTGTAACATTTGATGTGTTTACCCTTGATGTGTCATTATTACACATCACTTACCTGAAGATTTTCAAATAATCATGAAGTTCTGGAGCTGGTGTCATGGTGTCCTACAaagatacaaacatacacaacttACTTTCAACTCGGCATCTTTCATTTTTCAATTGAGAGATTTGACATCTGATACTGAAACAAGGCCTATGAAAACAGCAACGAGAGAGGAAGCCAGTGCGACTGACCAGCATGTCTGCGCCACTGCCGCTCTCCTCGTCCAGCTTCAGCTCCAGACACTGGAGAGCGGAGTCCAGATCATCCATGGCTGGAGATGATGTCATCTGAGGCTCTGTCAGAGAGACCTTTCCAATGTGGTActagagaacacaaacacacacacacacacacacacacacacacacacacacacacacacacacacacacacacacacacacacacacacacacaggcagagagagagagagagagagagagagagagagagagagagagagagagagagagagagagagattgtgataCAAGACATGTATTTGTATGCAGAGGTTGGAAGTGTGGACACatccacagtttttttttctgtcattgtaCAGTATATACCTGAAGGGCTGCAaacagcatcatctcttcttCAGTGCAGTCGATTTCCTCCAACAAAATGGCCCATCGAGCTTGCTCAAAGAGCTGCGTTAGACGAACCGCATCATGCTTGAAAGAAGAACGGGCGACTCCTTAAAATCCACACTCAAATGCAACACGCCATTGAGGAAATCACACAGGCTTAGCTCACTACAACAGCCAAATACTGAACATGGGACGTGGAATACATGCTGTGTGCATTGAACACATGCAAGAGGGGTTTGAGCACCATCGGTGTACCTTGGGTGTCATGTCATGGAAGGTGAAGTATTTGAAGCGCAGTTGCAGCATGTCATTTTCATTGATCTCCTGCTGCAGCAGAGAGCGAGATGAATCCAGCCACCTGAGGAGACAGATCTCTTAAGTCATACTATTCTATTTTTtcaatttcttatgtaaagtagtatttattgttacactaggtctctattgctcgtagcttgactgttctctcccgtgtacgtcgctttggacaaaggcgtctgctaaatgactaaatctaaatgtacTACAGAAATGTTTTTATGCGTTCATCAATGGAATAGCTCCGCAAACATCTCTATAGGATTTTatctcacacaaccacaaccctgtacaaacagctaaaaaaaaaaatcactcatATTTTCACAGTTCTCATAGAAACGTACTAACCGGCCATTCACTTGAGCTTTTTCCACAATATTGGCTGGTCGAAATGTCTTGGCTATGGTCTCTGGTGCGGGAGCTGGCTGGCTTACAGACAGTATCTTATACACAGCCTCATATTCTGCAGACTGCGCAAAGTGAGCCGGCATCCCATTTGCTAGAGTCAGCATAGAGCCTGCAACAGTTCAGAGCAAACTATATAATTAACACTGACCAATCAACAGCAGATTTTCAGATGTATATTTTTAACATAAGAGGGGAGTAAGTTTTCATTTACTGAATTTAAATGGACAGATGATTGAAACCACTAGATTCCAGTCATCTAATTCAGATCTCATGCAGTTGTTAATGCATTGAGGTGTCCAGTACACACAGATAATGCATGCATTTTCTTCCCACATTCATTTAAACAGCCAATGACATCCTGAGGCTAAGTGGTCCTGTTGGCTCTTGAAAGCTCTTTTTTTGTAGCTTTGTATTTTCGCTTCAAAACAGACCTGAGGTAACGGAGGCGCCGGTGATGTCATACACGGTCTCCTGTGATTtgacttttttcttcttcttctcttcc from Clupea harengus chromosome 8, Ch_v2.0.2, whole genome shotgun sequence encodes:
- the im:7154036 gene encoding fermitin family homolog 3 — translated: MAAWDLTVIVEELGPEAPPLKVSVTSELHIGGVILKIVEKTQIKKDWSDHGLWWEQKKLWVLRAAWSLDKCGIHADARLNFMPQHKPLRLGLPNGATVLLSASFSAPVFRCVVGLCQILNIRHPEELSLLRPLEEKKKKKVKSQETVYDITGASVTSGSMLTLANGMPAHFAQSAEYEAVYKILSVSQPAPAPETIAKTFRPANIVEKAQVNGRWLDSSRSLLQQEINENDMLQLRFKYFTFHDMTPKHDAVRLTQLFEQARWAILLEEIDCTEEEMMLFAALQYHIGKVSLTEPQMTSSPAMDDLDSALQCLELKLDEESGSGADMLDTMTPAPELHDYLKIFRPKKLTLKGYKQFWFTFKDTSISYYKSKEESLREPIQQMNLKGCEVTPDVSIAGQKFCIKLLIPESDGMNEVYLRCENEQQYSKWMAACRLASKGKTLADSSYSSEVESIESFLAMQRTNPGTASAQTDESINTHSLVSPRYQKKYKPKQLTPRILESYQNVAQLSLTEAIQKFLQIWQGLPDFGVAYFVVKFKGCRKDEVLGIANNRLIRIDLSVGDVVKTWRYNTMKQWNVNWDIRQVRIEFNGNVNIAFSCVTADCKIVHEYIGGYIFMSTRSRELSNTLNEELFHKLTGGHEAL